In a single window of the Bacteroidota bacterium genome:
- a CDS encoding cytochrome c maturation protein CcmE produces MKKTHIIGIIIIALAIGAILSTVADSSTYASFELAENNPGEEFHVVGQLNKEKEMLYDPQVDVNLFTFYLIDNEGKELKVNFKGTKPQDFERSEQIVLTGKYEEGNFIANKILMKCPSKYNEGANSEFTEVKANS; encoded by the coding sequence ATGAAAAAAACACATATTATCGGAATTATAATAATTGCTCTTGCAATTGGCGCTATATTAAGCACAGTTGCTGATTCTAGCACTTATGCCTCTTTTGAATTGGCTGAGAATAACCCTGGAGAAGAATTTCATGTGGTTGGACAATTGAATAAGGAAAAAGAAATGCTTTATGATCCTCAAGTAGATGTTAATTTATTTACTTTTTATCTTATTGATAATGAAGGTAAAGAATTAAAAGTAAACTTCAAAGGAACTAAACCTCAGGATTTTGAACGATCAGAACAAATAGTTTTAACCGGAAAATATGAGGAGGGAAACTTTATTGCCAATAAAATTTTAATGAAATGTCCCTCAAAATACAATGAAGGAGCAAATTCAGAATTCACAGAGGTAAAAGCCAATAGTTAG
- a CDS encoding CcmD family protein, whose translation MAKNKWVLTLFLILTGKLMYAQGNDVEMADFLHQSGKIFVVVAVLLIIFTGILVYLITLDRKIGQLEKRIKD comes from the coding sequence ATGGCGAAAAATAAATGGGTTTTAACCTTGTTTTTAATACTTACAGGCAAATTAATGTATGCTCAAGGCAATGATGTGGAAATGGCTGATTTTTTACACCAGTCAGGAAAAATATTTGTAGTTGTTGCGGTTCTTCTGATTATTTTTACAGGAATTCTTGTGTACCTTATTACGCTTGACAGGAAAATAGGCCAATTAGAAAAAAGAATAAAGGATTAA